A DNA window from Altererythrobacter sp. B11 contains the following coding sequences:
- a CDS encoding phospholipase D family protein: MKRTEDTGSKQPDMSSHCLLHDAKDAFAARLWLIRSARRSLDVQYYIWHNDMSGSLLLDEIAAAAQRGVAVRLLIDDNGIDGLDGRLAILDALPMVAVRLYNPFRMRRFRALEWLLAFHRLNSRMHAKSLTADEHMTIVGGRNIGDEYFGAQSKAQFEDLDVLTAGPVVAEVKQVFDQHWHSAAVRPVADVVGRLSRKAKCDTMRKAEAIAQGPAAQRYLEAIEAQPLYTDLRLDRAKWFRAPTRAIAAMPLPETTTSPDRATGLNELLPQTLPHPANDLVLISGYFVPTEQGCDELGDLRRSGVSVRVLTNSYASTDVGVVHAGYAPFRKVLLQHGIELFEIPAPDDAPKKRAAKFLRSGSERSRRFSGKSLHAKVYVVDRRYFYIGSANFDPRSAHLNTELGFIIESAALSEQLANAFERAAHNSYRMSLLPDGALAWTDTRDDQPVPERIEPGTNPISRAMVRLLAKLPIDRHL, translated from the coding sequence TTGAAGCGCACCGAGGACACCGGCAGCAAGCAACCTGACATGTCCTCCCATTGCCTGCTGCATGATGCCAAAGACGCCTTCGCGGCGCGCCTGTGGCTGATCCGCTCGGCCCGGCGCTCCCTCGATGTGCAGTATTACATTTGGCACAATGACATGTCGGGATCTCTCTTGCTTGATGAGATCGCGGCAGCCGCGCAGCGCGGCGTCGCCGTGCGACTGCTGATCGACGACAACGGTATCGACGGTCTCGATGGCCGACTGGCCATTCTCGATGCTTTGCCGATGGTCGCGGTCCGCCTCTACAATCCCTTCAGGATGCGGCGCTTCCGTGCGCTTGAATGGCTGCTGGCCTTCCACCGCCTCAACTCGCGAATGCACGCCAAGAGTCTTACGGCAGACGAGCATATGACGATCGTGGGCGGGCGGAACATCGGCGACGAGTATTTCGGCGCGCAGTCCAAGGCGCAGTTCGAAGATTTGGACGTGTTGACCGCGGGGCCGGTGGTGGCCGAAGTGAAGCAAGTGTTCGATCAACACTGGCACAGCGCCGCAGTACGTCCCGTGGCCGACGTCGTGGGCCGGCTTTCGCGCAAGGCGAAATGCGATACGATGCGTAAAGCAGAGGCAATTGCACAAGGCCCTGCGGCACAGCGGTATCTCGAGGCGATCGAAGCTCAGCCGCTATATACGGATTTGCGGCTTGACCGGGCGAAATGGTTCAGGGCGCCGACCCGCGCAATCGCGGCCATGCCCCTTCCCGAGACTACGACCTCGCCCGACCGCGCAACCGGGCTGAACGAATTGCTACCGCAAACCCTGCCTCATCCGGCCAACGACCTCGTACTGATCTCCGGATATTTTGTCCCCACCGAACAGGGCTGCGACGAGCTCGGCGATCTGCGACGCAGCGGCGTTAGCGTCAGGGTGCTGACCAATTCGTATGCCTCTACAGATGTCGGCGTGGTCCATGCCGGCTACGCGCCCTTCCGAAAGGTGCTGCTGCAGCATGGCATCGAGCTTTTCGAGATCCCCGCGCCGGACGACGCGCCGAAGAAACGTGCCGCGAAGTTCCTTCGCTCAGGATCGGAGCGATCGCGCCGCTTTTCGGGAAAGTCGTTGCACGCCAAGGTCTACGTGGTCGACCGCCGGTACTTCTATATCGGCTCGGCAAATTTCGACCCGCGTTCGGCCCACCTCAACACCGAGCTCGGCTTCATCATCGAAAGTGCGGCTCTCTCCGAACAGCTTGCAAACGCGTTCGAACGGGCAGCGCATAACAGCTATCGAATGAGCCTGTTGCCTGACGGAGCGCTGGCCTGGACCGACACGCGCGACGATCAACCGGTGCCTGAACGCATCGAGCCTGGCACCAACCCGATAAGCCGGGCGATGGTCCGCCTGCTGGCGAAACTGCCAATAGATCGGCACCTTTAG
- a CDS encoding ArsR/SmtB family transcription factor: MSRMPRFTHPRLEDVPLDLALHALADPNRLGMVARLAGTERLSCTDAAPCAAIPKSTLSNHLKLLRAAGLIETTQVGREMINTLRRKEFEQRFPGLLDAILANRPG, translated from the coding sequence ATGTCGCGCATGCCCCGCTTCACCCATCCCAGGCTGGAGGACGTGCCGCTCGACCTGGCGCTTCACGCGCTCGCCGATCCCAATCGCCTAGGCATGGTCGCGCGCCTGGCCGGCACCGAACGGCTGAGCTGCACCGACGCGGCGCCATGCGCGGCGATCCCCAAGAGCACGCTGTCGAACCATCTCAAGCTGCTGCGGGCGGCCGGGCTAATCGAGACGACGCAAGTCGGGCGCGAGATGATCAATACGCTGCGCCGCAAAGAATTCGAACAGCGGTTCCCAGGACTTTTGGACGCAATACTCGCCAACCGGCCCGGCTGA
- a CDS encoding SDR family NAD(P)-dependent oxidoreductase: MSLQGKKALVTGGSRGIGSAIARRLAADGAAVAITYSGNKAAADETVAAIERAGGTAFAFQADASQPASQRAGVEQAAAALGGIDILVHNAGVAEFSTIADDTDETYDRQFGVNVKGLHVGTRAALPHLRDGGRIILIGSISGEMAFPATTVYSATKAAVAALARGWAKDLASRNILVNTVQPGPIDTDMNPADSEFAQQMIGSIPLGRYGRVEEIAGAVSFLAGPDASYITGTTLNIDGGASA; encoded by the coding sequence ATGTCACTTCAGGGCAAGAAGGCGCTCGTCACTGGCGGCTCGCGCGGCATCGGTTCGGCTATCGCCAGGCGCCTCGCGGCCGATGGAGCAGCGGTTGCAATCACCTACTCCGGTAACAAAGCGGCGGCGGACGAGACCGTGGCGGCGATCGAGCGCGCGGGCGGCACCGCCTTCGCCTTTCAGGCCGATGCGTCCCAGCCCGCCTCCCAGCGGGCGGGCGTCGAGCAGGCGGCTGCCGCGCTCGGGGGCATCGATATCCTCGTGCACAATGCCGGAGTGGCCGAATTCTCCACCATCGCCGACGACACCGACGAGACTTATGACCGGCAATTCGGGGTCAATGTGAAAGGCCTGCACGTCGGCACGCGCGCGGCGCTGCCGCACCTTCGCGATGGGGGGCGGATCATCCTGATCGGCAGCATCTCGGGTGAAATGGCCTTCCCCGCGACCACGGTCTACAGCGCGACCAAGGCTGCAGTGGCGGCGCTGGCGCGAGGGTGGGCCAAGGATCTCGCCTCGCGGAACATCCTGGTCAACACCGTGCAACCGGGCCCCATCGACACTGATATGAACCCCGCTGACAGCGAGTTCGCGCAACAGATGATCGGCTCCATTCCGCTCGGTCGCTACGGCCGGGTCGAGGAGATTGCGGGCGCGGTCTCGTTTCTTGCCGGGCCGGATGCAAGCTACATCACCGGCACCACGCTTAACATCGACGGCGGCGCATCGGCATAG
- a CDS encoding TonB-dependent receptor plug domain-containing protein — protein sequence MRNSVTFASLSAFGLLLPAMAHAQSISDGNEAVDDNDERIVVTANRKPVSLDQVGQSVTVLTEGQIEASQQIGVTELIAQTPGVQFRRDGGRGTATSVYVRGADNGQTLILYDGVRLHDPSTTDGGATLTDVMTGGVGRIEILRGSQSVLYGSQAIGGVINIISETPREPLEAKFQVEAGELDSYLVNGGVGGKSGGLTWHAGGGYSTSDGVSAYATGTERDGYENVSLNGRIRYAFSDDISLDLRSFYTDGDVEYDAFNGDAANRGLSDSWLTYAGLNFKLFDRLTNRVSYGRTEINRTNQDETDPANVVDTFDAHGRSARFEYQGIFDISEGNFAVFGVEYAENEFDDSSAAVSVGDHTLGIYANLTVEPVEGLTVTGGLRREDHSNFGAATVGAASLAYTPDGGETVLRASYSEGFKAPGLFQLYAAGYGTPDLQPEEARSWEVGGEHMFGDLLRVSAVYFNRETKNLVSYVSCVAIPDNPRCAADPNLFGIYSNEGAVDAEGVELGAGLDLGNFELSANYTYLDAEYATRGDANRGNQVVRRAKDTFNAAASYTAPFGLNVATTVTFVGDHFNDAANTQVVPGYTIVDLRASYPITDKIEIYARVENLFDEDYQTILNYGSLPQLFYGGLRVRL from the coding sequence ATGAGGAATTCCGTCACGTTCGCATCGCTATCCGCATTTGGCCTATTACTGCCAGCGATGGCGCACGCGCAGTCAATCAGCGACGGCAACGAGGCTGTCGACGACAATGACGAGCGCATCGTCGTCACCGCCAATCGTAAGCCGGTTTCGCTCGACCAGGTTGGCCAGAGCGTAACTGTTCTGACCGAAGGGCAGATCGAGGCCAGCCAGCAAATCGGCGTAACCGAGCTGATCGCGCAAACGCCGGGCGTCCAGTTCCGGCGCGACGGCGGGCGCGGCACGGCGACTTCGGTTTACGTCCGGGGTGCCGACAATGGACAGACGCTGATCCTCTACGACGGGGTCCGCCTGCATGATCCTTCGACTACCGATGGTGGCGCGACGCTTACCGACGTGATGACCGGCGGCGTAGGCCGGATCGAGATACTGCGAGGCTCCCAGTCGGTGCTGTATGGCAGCCAGGCCATCGGCGGCGTGATCAACATCATCTCCGAGACGCCCCGTGAACCTTTGGAAGCGAAGTTTCAGGTTGAGGCAGGCGAACTGGACAGCTATCTTGTCAACGGCGGCGTGGGCGGCAAAAGCGGTGGGCTCACCTGGCATGCTGGCGGCGGCTATTCGACCTCCGACGGCGTATCTGCCTATGCGACCGGTACCGAGCGCGACGGGTACGAGAACGTTTCGCTCAATGGTCGGATCCGCTACGCATTTTCGGACGATATCTCCCTCGATCTGCGCTCGTTTTACACAGACGGCGATGTCGAATACGACGCCTTCAACGGCGACGCCGCGAACCGCGGGCTGAGCGACAGTTGGCTGACCTATGCTGGCCTGAACTTCAAGCTGTTCGATCGCCTTACCAACCGCGTCTCGTATGGCCGGACCGAGATCAACCGGACCAACCAGGATGAAACCGATCCCGCCAATGTGGTCGATACCTTCGATGCGCACGGGCGCAGCGCCCGGTTCGAATACCAGGGCATCTTCGACATATCTGAAGGCAATTTTGCCGTTTTCGGCGTCGAATATGCGGAGAATGAATTTGATGACTCCTCTGCGGCCGTCAGCGTGGGCGACCACACACTCGGTATCTATGCCAACCTCACAGTTGAACCGGTAGAAGGGCTCACCGTTACCGGCGGGCTGCGCCGTGAGGATCACAGCAACTTCGGCGCAGCTACGGTGGGCGCGGCCTCGCTCGCCTATACGCCGGACGGCGGCGAGACGGTGCTACGCGCGAGCTACTCGGAAGGATTCAAGGCTCCTGGCCTGTTCCAGCTCTATGCCGCCGGGTACGGCACGCCCGATCTTCAGCCGGAGGAGGCCAGGAGCTGGGAAGTGGGCGGCGAGCACATGTTCGGCGATCTCCTCCGTGTGTCGGCCGTGTACTTCAACCGTGAAACGAAGAACCTTGTCTCCTACGTCAGCTGCGTAGCGATCCCGGACAATCCGCGCTGTGCCGCCGATCCGAATTTGTTTGGCATCTACTCCAACGAGGGGGCGGTCGACGCCGAGGGTGTCGAACTGGGCGCCGGGCTTGATCTCGGGAACTTCGAGCTTTCGGCAAATTACACCTATCTCGATGCCGAATATGCGACGCGGGGCGATGCCAACAGGGGCAACCAGGTGGTGCGGCGGGCGAAGGATACGTTCAATGCCGCCGCCAGCTACACCGCTCCGTTCGGACTGAATGTGGCGACCACCGTGACCTTCGTGGGCGATCACTTCAACGACGCTGCCAACACCCAGGTCGTTCCGGGCTACACTATCGTAGACCTGCGGGCTTCCTATCCGATCACCGACAAAATCGAGATATACGCACGCGTGGAGAACCTGTTCGACGAGGATTACCAGACCATCCTCAACTACGGCTCTCTGCCGCAGCTGTTCTACGGCGGGTTGCGGGTGCGTCTCTGA